One genomic region from Kwoniella shivajii chromosome 6, complete sequence encodes:
- a CDS encoding NADH dehydrogenase [ubiquinone] flavoprotein 1, mitochondrial — MIRSRTLLRSLPSSSGSSSLRSSAAAKVTVGSIGSRSLATVSDPPVRHYGGLKDQDRIFTNLYLKHDHGLKGAQSRGDWHKTKDILLKGDSWIIQTIKDSGLRGRGGAGFPSGLKWSFMNKPGWEKDPRPRYLVVNADEGEPGTCKDREIMRGDPHKLVEGCLVAGRAMNASAAYIYIRGEFYQEASHLQQAIDEAYKAGLIGKNACNSGYDFDVYLHRGAGAYICGEETALIESIEGKQGKPRLKPPFPADVGLFGCPTTVANVETVAVAPTIARRGGSWFAGFGRERNSGTKVYCISGHVNNPCVIEEEMSIPLQELIEKHCGGIRGGWQNLKGIIPGGCSVPVIPRSDCEKVLMDYDSLKDAQTSLGTGAVIVMDQTTDMISAIARFAKFYKHESCGQCTPCREGTTWMMNMMDRMVEGRAQEREIDMLLELTKQVEGHTICALGDAAAWPIQGLMRHFRPEVEARLAAFHAKNGQTLFGGRLLSEADTRYAIPDNLGGDAQRNIAQVSAP, encoded by the exons ATGATACGCTCAAGAACATTATTACGATcattaccatcttcttcaggatcatcatcgCTACGATCGTCCGCCGCTGCTAAAGTTACAGTCGGTTCAATcggatcaagatcattggCGACTGTATCTGATCCACCAGTTAGACATTATGGTGGTTTGAAGGATCAAGATCGAATTTTCACAAATTTATATCTGAAACATGACCATGGGTTAAAAGGAGCACAAAGTAGAGGCGACTGGCATAAGACAAAAGATATCTTATTAAAAGGTGATAGTTGGATAATTCAAACTATTAAAGACAGTGGTCTAAGGGGTAGAGGTGGTGCTGGTTTCCCAAGTGGTTTGAAGTGGAGTTTCA TGAACAAACCTGGATGGGAAAAAGATCCTCG ACCACGATATCTTGTAGTCAACgcagatgaaggtgaacctGGAACATGTAAAGATCGAGAGATCATGCGAGGAGATCCCCATAAGCTAGTTGAAGGATGTCTGGTGGCTGGACGAGCGATGAATGCTAGTGCCG CTTACATCTATATTCGTGGAGAATTCTACCAAGAAGcatcacatcttcaacaagcAATTGACGAAGCTTATAAAGCCGGATTGATTGGTAAAAACGCTTGTAATTCTGGATACGATTTTGATGTTTATTTACATCGAGGTGCCGGAGCGTATATCTGTGGAGAAGAAACTGCTTTAATTGAATCAATCGAAGGCAAACAAGGAAAACCTCGATTGAAGCCACCATTCCCTGCCGACGTTGGGTTATTCGGCTGTCCAACAACAGTAGCAAATGTCGAAACTGTAGCTGTCGCTCCAACGATCGCTAGAAGAGGTGGATCATGGTTCGCTGGATtcggaagagaaagaaattcAGGAACAAAAGTCTATTGTATTTCAGGTCACGTAAATAACCCTTGtgtcatcgaagaagaaatgtcTATCCCTCTACAAGAATTAATAGAAAAACATTGCGGTGGAATCAGAGGTGGTTGGCAAAATCTAAAAGGTATCATTCCAGGTGGTTGTTCAGTTCCGGTCATTCCAAGATCAGACTGTGAGAAAGTCTT GATGGACTATGACTCTCTTAAAGATGCCCAAACTTCACTCGGTACAGGTGCTGTTATCGTCATGGACCAAACAACAGATATGATATCAGCCATTGCAAGATTTGCTAAATTCTACAAACACGAATCCTGTGGTCAATGTACACCTTGTAGAGAAGGTACGAcatggatgatgaatatgatggaTAGAATGGTTGAAGGTAGAGcacaagaaagagagattgataTGTTATTAGAATTGACAAAACAAGTTGAAGGTCATACAATCTGTGCCTTGGGTGATGCTGCTGCTTGGCCTATTCAGGGTCTAATGAGACATTTCC GTCCAGAAGTAGAAGCTCGTCTAGCTGCTTTCCACGCCAAAAACGGACAAACTCTTTTCGGTGGTAGATTATTGTCAGAGGCAGATACAAGATACGCTATACCTGATAACTTGGGTGGTGATGCTCAAAGAAACATCGCTCAAGTCTCAGCCCCATGA
- a CDS encoding mitochondrial import inner membrane translocase subunit TIM10, with translation MSFLFGGGNRSVEGSVDPAKIEMAVAELDMITDVFNRLVNSCHTKCIASTPNNHRYVEGDLLKGESVCIDRCTAKFFEVNKKVGERMSAMGSAAQASGSFGR, from the exons ATGTCTTTCttatttggtggtggta ACCGTTCAGTGGAAGGATCAGTAGATCCTGCCAAGATTGAAATGGCCGTTGCCGAGCTCG ATATGATCACCGATGTATT CAATCGACTTGTCAACTCATGTCACACTAAATGTATCGCATCAACACCCAACAACCACCGATATGTAGAAGGAGATTTGTTGAAAGGAGAGAGTGTCTGTATTGATCGATGCACAGCTAAATTCTTCGAG GTAAACAAAAAGGTGGGCGAGAGAATGTCAGCAATGGGAAGTGCTGCTCAAGCCAGTGGTTCTTTCGGTCGATGA